A stretch of Henckelia pumila isolate YLH828 chromosome 4, ASM3356847v2, whole genome shotgun sequence DNA encodes these proteins:
- the LOC140866016 gene encoding heat shock cognate 70 kDa protein-like isoform X2: MARRSQGPAIGIDLGTTYSCVAVWRHDRAEIIPNDQGNRTTPSYVAFSETERLIGGSAKNLVAMNPTNTIFDAKRLIGRRFSDPLVQSDKELWPFKVIAGPDDKPMIVVNYKGEEKKFVAEEISSMVLTKMKETAEAFLGLTVKNVVITVPAYFNDSQRQATKDAGTISGLNVLRIIVEPTAAAIAYGLDKKFSSSNEKKNVLIFDLGGGTFDVSLLTMENSVFKVKAIAGDTHLGGEDFDNRIVNHCAQEFKRRHKRDIRMDPRALRRLRTSCERAKKNLSSASETTIGIDCLYDGIDFDYKITRAKFEELNMDLFYKCIKHVKDCLEDAQMEKESIDDVVLVGGSTRIPKVQQMLQDFFNGKELCKSIHPDEAIASGAAIQAAILTGQGNAEVQDILLCEVTPLSLGVHMEGDVMSVIIPRNTAIPTKKESRFVTCSDNQTSVAIQVFEGERARTTDNNLLGKFELSGIPPAPRGVAKITICFDIDANGILNVSAEDLTGGNKNNMTIINDKGRLSTEEIERMLREAGFFKAEDEQHRRKAETRRRLKLPLSWLRTGWKATNSQEKTS; the protein is encoded by the exons ATGGCCCGAAGAAGCCAAGGACCCGCCATTGGAATCGATTTGGGCACAACTTATTCATGTGTAGCCGTGTGGCGCCATGATCGTGCAGAGATCATACCTAACGATCAGGGCAACCGCACAACGCCTTCCTACGTAGCATTCAGTGAAACCGAACGCCTCATTGGCGGTTCCGCCAAGAATCTTGTTGCCATGAACCCAACCAACACCATTTTTG ATGCTAAGAGATTGATTGGTCGGAGATTTAGCGACCCTTTGGTACAGAGTGATAAGGAACTCTGGCCTTTCAAAGTCATTGCTGGCCCTGATGATAAACCCATGATTGTGGTTAACTACAAAGGCGAGGAGAAAAAGTTTGTAGCCGAAGAGATTTCTTCGATGGTCCTCACCAAGATGAAAGAAACCGCAGAAGCTTTTCTTGGATTAACAGTGAAAAACGTGGTTATTACGGTGCCTGCCTACTTTAATGACTCCCAGAGGCAGGCGACTAAGGATGCTGGAACCATTTCCGGGCTTAACGTCTTGCGTATCATTGTCGAACCAACTGCTGCAGCCATTGCATATGGTCTCGACAAAAAGTTTAGCTCCTCTAACGAAAAGAAAAATGTGCTTATTTTCGATCTCGGGGGTGGCACCTTTGATGTGTCCCTTCTCACTATGGAGAATAGTGTGTTTAAGGTTAAGGCTATTGCTGGTGACACCCACCTCGGAGGAGAGGATTTCGACAATAGGATAGTTAATCATTGTGCTCAAGAGTTCAAGAGAAGACATAAAAGGGATATCAGAATGGACCCCCGAGCATTGAGGAGACTTAGGACATCTTGTGAGAGGGCAAAGAAGAATCTGTCTTCCGCAAGTGAAACGACGATAGGAATCGATTGCTTGTACGATGGAATCGACTTTGACTACAAAATAACTCGTGCGAAATTCGAGGAACTCAACAtggatttattttataaatgcaTCAAACATGTTAAAGATTGTTTGGAAGATGCCCAGATGGAGAAGGAAAGTATCGACGACGTGGTGCTGGTTGGCGGATCTACTAGAATACCAAAGGTTCAACAAATGCTGCAAGATTTCTTTAATGGCAAGGAGTTGTGCAAGAGCATTCATCCTGATGAGGCCATCGCTTCCGGGGCAGCAATCCAAGCCGCAATTTTAACCGGCCAAGGCAATGCAGAGGTTCAAGACATATTGTTATGCGAAGTGACGCCTCTGTCTCTTGGCGTGCACATGGAAGGAGATGTTATGAGTGTGATAATACCAAGAAATACGGCTATTCCTACCAAGAAGGAGAGCAGATTCGTGACATGTTCGGACAACCAAACCTCTGTTGCGATCCAGGTGTTCGAGGGAGAAAGGGCGAGAACAACGGATAACAATCTGTTGGGCAAATTCGAGCTAAGTGGCATTCCACCTGCCCCGAGGGGTGTAGCTAAAATAACGATTTGCTTTGATATCGATGCAAATGGGATATTGAATGTTTCTGCTGAAGATCTAACAGGAGGGAATAAAAACAACATGACAATCATCAACGACAAAGGTAGGCTATCTACGGAAGAGATCGAGAGAATGTTGCGTGAGGCGGGGTTTTTCAAGGCGGAAGATGAGCAACATAGAAGGAAAGCAGAG acaagaagaaggttgAAGTTGCCATTGAGCTGGCTACGGACTGGCTGGAAAGCAACCAACTCGCAGGAGAAGACGAGTTAA
- the LOC140866016 gene encoding heat shock cognate 70 kDa protein-like isoform X1: protein MARRSQGPAIGIDLGTTYSCVAVWRHDRAEIIPNDQGNRTTPSYVAFSETERLIGGSAKNLVAMNPTNTIFDAKRLIGRRFSDPLVQSDKELWPFKVIAGPDDKPMIVVNYKGEEKKFVAEEISSMVLTKMKETAEAFLGLTVKNVVITVPAYFNDSQRQATKDAGTISGLNVLRIIVEPTAAAIAYGLDKKFSSSNEKKNVLIFDLGGGTFDVSLLTMENSVFKVKAIAGDTHLGGEDFDNRIVNHCAQEFKRRHKRDIRMDPRALRRLRTSCERAKKNLSSASETTIGIDCLYDGIDFDYKITRAKFEELNMDLFYKCIKHVKDCLEDAQMEKESIDDVVLVGGSTRIPKVQQMLQDFFNGKELCKSIHPDEAIASGAAIQAAILTGQGNAEVQDILLCEVTPLSLGVHMEGDVMSVIIPRNTAIPTKKESRFVTCSDNQTSVAIQVFEGERARTTDNNLLGKFELSGIPPAPRGVAKITICFDIDANGILNVSAEDLTGGNKNNMTIINDKGRLSTEEIERMLREAGFFKAEDEQHRRKAEVKNALETYVYDMKSKMENDMNFCLKLTYSDKKKVEVAIELATDWLESNQLAGEDELKDKKKQVESICDPIIAKMYESQGSTAPKIDEVE, encoded by the exons ATGGCCCGAAGAAGCCAAGGACCCGCCATTGGAATCGATTTGGGCACAACTTATTCATGTGTAGCCGTGTGGCGCCATGATCGTGCAGAGATCATACCTAACGATCAGGGCAACCGCACAACGCCTTCCTACGTAGCATTCAGTGAAACCGAACGCCTCATTGGCGGTTCCGCCAAGAATCTTGTTGCCATGAACCCAACCAACACCATTTTTG ATGCTAAGAGATTGATTGGTCGGAGATTTAGCGACCCTTTGGTACAGAGTGATAAGGAACTCTGGCCTTTCAAAGTCATTGCTGGCCCTGATGATAAACCCATGATTGTGGTTAACTACAAAGGCGAGGAGAAAAAGTTTGTAGCCGAAGAGATTTCTTCGATGGTCCTCACCAAGATGAAAGAAACCGCAGAAGCTTTTCTTGGATTAACAGTGAAAAACGTGGTTATTACGGTGCCTGCCTACTTTAATGACTCCCAGAGGCAGGCGACTAAGGATGCTGGAACCATTTCCGGGCTTAACGTCTTGCGTATCATTGTCGAACCAACTGCTGCAGCCATTGCATATGGTCTCGACAAAAAGTTTAGCTCCTCTAACGAAAAGAAAAATGTGCTTATTTTCGATCTCGGGGGTGGCACCTTTGATGTGTCCCTTCTCACTATGGAGAATAGTGTGTTTAAGGTTAAGGCTATTGCTGGTGACACCCACCTCGGAGGAGAGGATTTCGACAATAGGATAGTTAATCATTGTGCTCAAGAGTTCAAGAGAAGACATAAAAGGGATATCAGAATGGACCCCCGAGCATTGAGGAGACTTAGGACATCTTGTGAGAGGGCAAAGAAGAATCTGTCTTCCGCAAGTGAAACGACGATAGGAATCGATTGCTTGTACGATGGAATCGACTTTGACTACAAAATAACTCGTGCGAAATTCGAGGAACTCAACAtggatttattttataaatgcaTCAAACATGTTAAAGATTGTTTGGAAGATGCCCAGATGGAGAAGGAAAGTATCGACGACGTGGTGCTGGTTGGCGGATCTACTAGAATACCAAAGGTTCAACAAATGCTGCAAGATTTCTTTAATGGCAAGGAGTTGTGCAAGAGCATTCATCCTGATGAGGCCATCGCTTCCGGGGCAGCAATCCAAGCCGCAATTTTAACCGGCCAAGGCAATGCAGAGGTTCAAGACATATTGTTATGCGAAGTGACGCCTCTGTCTCTTGGCGTGCACATGGAAGGAGATGTTATGAGTGTGATAATACCAAGAAATACGGCTATTCCTACCAAGAAGGAGAGCAGATTCGTGACATGTTCGGACAACCAAACCTCTGTTGCGATCCAGGTGTTCGAGGGAGAAAGGGCGAGAACAACGGATAACAATCTGTTGGGCAAATTCGAGCTAAGTGGCATTCCACCTGCCCCGAGGGGTGTAGCTAAAATAACGATTTGCTTTGATATCGATGCAAATGGGATATTGAATGTTTCTGCTGAAGATCTAACAGGAGGGAATAAAAACAACATGACAATCATCAACGACAAAGGTAGGCTATCTACGGAAGAGATCGAGAGAATGTTGCGTGAGGCGGGGTTTTTCAAGGCGGAAGATGAGCAACATAGAAGGAAAGCAGAGGTAAAGAATGCTCTGGAAACTTATGTTTATGATATGAAGAGTAAAATGGAAAACGACATGAACTTTTGTTTGAAACTGACatattcagacaagaagaaggttgAAGTTGCCATTGAGCTGGCTACGGACTGGCTGGAAAGCAACCAACTCGCAGGAGAAGACGAGTTAAAggataaaaagaaacaagtagAGAGCATCTGCGACCCCATCATTGCCAAGATGTATGAATCCCAAGGCAGCACTGCTCCTAAGATTGATGAAGTTGAATAA